One stretch of Planococcus sp. PAMC 21323 DNA includes these proteins:
- the pheT gene encoding phenylalanine--tRNA ligase subunit beta has translation MLVSINWLKDYVNTQQLPPAELGEKITRSGIEVDAVIDRSHGMTNVVVGYVESCVKHPEADKLSICQVNVGEETTQIICGAPNIAAGQKVIVARPGAKLPGGMKIKKAKLRGEESNGMICSLQELGIEGKLVPKAYAEGIYVLPEDAETGSDVIANFDLNDTILELDLTPNRADAMSMLGVAYEVGAILSEEVKLPEISYKEATDTAASMLTLTVDAPEANPLYVAKVVRNIKVQESPMWLQQRLMAAGVRPHNNVVDVTNYVLMEYGQPLHAFDYDLLETGNITVRHAKEGEMITTLDDAERKLSAHQLVITNGEKPVAIAGVMGGANSEVSDATTTVVIESAYFESGSVRQTSRDHGLRSDASSRFEKGVDPNRVIPAAERAAQLLSELAGGEVLSGSVIFDKVSKEEKIVKVSPDFINSRLGMKIAFEEMLDILNRLKFTTEAVNGQLVISVPTRRQDIQIPEDVIEEIARLHGYDEIPATLPEAETTPGGLTPYQAKRRIVRNFLEGAGLLQATTYSLTSEKSAKQFALDPTETTRLLMPMSEERSILRQSLLPHLLESVTYNTARRMDSVAMYETGAVFLKGKDELLNEQEHIAVAITGLWLDNSWQGEKKPVDFFVLKGIVEGLGAKLGTELTFERGQMDDLHPGRTAFIKLNGQRIGVIGQLHPSEQKARDLKTTVVLELNLAALLNLETEALVYTQVPRYPSMSRDVALVLSKFVEAATIENVIRSAGGKLLKDVRVFDLYEGDKMEEGKKSVAFSLTYFDPEKTLTDEEVTKAHEKVLAALAEVGAELRS, from the coding sequence ATGCTCGTATCCATTAATTGGTTGAAAGACTATGTAAATACACAACAATTACCACCTGCTGAATTAGGTGAAAAAATAACGCGTTCAGGTATCGAAGTAGATGCAGTAATCGACCGTTCTCACGGCATGACAAATGTCGTTGTGGGCTATGTTGAATCGTGTGTCAAACACCCTGAAGCAGATAAATTATCAATTTGCCAAGTAAATGTTGGCGAAGAAACAACACAGATTATTTGCGGGGCACCGAACATTGCAGCTGGCCAAAAAGTAATTGTGGCACGCCCAGGAGCTAAACTTCCAGGTGGTATGAAAATCAAAAAAGCGAAACTTCGTGGAGAAGAATCGAATGGTATGATTTGTTCGCTTCAAGAACTAGGTATTGAAGGCAAGCTTGTGCCGAAAGCTTACGCTGAAGGTATCTATGTATTACCAGAAGACGCAGAAACAGGATCAGACGTTATTGCGAACTTCGATTTAAACGATACGATTTTAGAATTAGATTTAACACCAAACCGTGCAGATGCAATGAGTATGTTAGGTGTAGCTTATGAAGTTGGTGCAATTTTATCTGAAGAAGTTAAATTACCGGAAATCAGTTATAAAGAAGCAACAGATACAGCGGCTTCAATGCTGACATTAACGGTTGACGCACCAGAAGCTAATCCCTTGTATGTAGCAAAAGTTGTCCGCAACATTAAAGTACAAGAATCGCCCATGTGGCTACAACAACGTTTAATGGCTGCTGGTGTGCGTCCACATAACAATGTTGTCGACGTTACCAACTATGTACTGATGGAATACGGTCAGCCTCTTCATGCGTTTGACTACGATTTGTTGGAAACAGGGAATATTACCGTTCGTCACGCTAAAGAAGGCGAAATGATTACGACTTTAGATGATGCGGAACGTAAATTATCTGCTCATCAATTAGTCATTACGAATGGTGAAAAACCAGTGGCAATTGCTGGGGTAATGGGCGGTGCAAACTCAGAAGTGAGCGATGCAACGACAACGGTTGTAATCGAATCTGCTTATTTCGAGTCAGGATCTGTTCGTCAAACTTCAAGAGACCATGGTCTTCGCAGCGATGCAAGTTCACGTTTTGAAAAAGGTGTAGATCCAAATCGTGTTATTCCAGCAGCTGAACGTGCAGCACAATTATTGTCTGAGCTCGCTGGTGGGGAAGTATTGTCTGGATCTGTTATTTTCGACAAAGTATCGAAAGAAGAAAAAATCGTTAAAGTGTCACCGGACTTTATTAACAGCCGTCTTGGGATGAAAATTGCTTTTGAAGAAATGCTAGATATTTTAAACCGATTGAAATTCACTACTGAAGCAGTAAATGGTCAATTGGTTATTTCTGTACCGACACGTCGTCAAGATATTCAAATTCCTGAAGATGTTATTGAAGAAATTGCGCGCTTACACGGATATGATGAAATTCCTGCAACATTACCAGAAGCGGAAACAACTCCAGGTGGTTTAACACCTTATCAAGCTAAACGTCGCATTGTTCGTAACTTTTTAGAAGGTGCAGGGTTATTGCAAGCAACGACGTATTCGTTAACTTCTGAAAAGTCGGCAAAACAGTTTGCTTTGGATCCAACAGAAACGACACGTTTATTAATGCCAATGAGTGAAGAACGTAGCATTTTACGTCAAAGCTTATTGCCACATTTATTGGAATCTGTTACGTACAACACTGCCAGAAGAATGGACTCTGTAGCAATGTATGAAACTGGAGCGGTTTTCTTAAAAGGAAAAGACGAGCTATTAAACGAACAAGAGCATATAGCTGTGGCAATCACTGGATTGTGGCTAGATAATAGCTGGCAAGGCGAGAAAAAACCAGTCGACTTTTTTGTGCTGAAAGGCATTGTAGAAGGTCTTGGCGCGAAACTTGGAACTGAATTAACATTCGAACGCGGTCAAATGGATGACTTGCACCCGGGCAGAACGGCCTTTATCAAATTAAATGGTCAACGCATTGGTGTTATTGGTCAATTACACCCGTCTGAGCAAAAAGCACGCGATTTGAAAACAACAGTGGTACTCGAATTAAACTTAGCAGCTTTATTGAATCTGGAAACAGAAGCGTTAGTTTACACACAAGTACCACGTTACCCGTCAATGTCACGAGACGTAGCATTAGTTCTTTCTAAATTTGTGGAAGCAGCGACGATCGAAAATGTGATTCGTAGCGCTGGCGGAAAACTTTTAAAAGACGTTCGCGTGTTTGACCTTTACGAAGGTGACAAAATGGAAGAAGGCAAAAAATCTGTCGCCTTCTCATTGACATACTTTGATCCTGAGAAAACGTTGACGGACGAAGAAGTAACAAAAGCGCATGAGAAAGTGCTAGCTGCCTTAGCAGAAGTTGGGGCAGAATTAAGAAGTTAA
- the polX gene encoding DNA polymerase/3'-5' exonuclease PolX: MNKKIIIRTLEKIALYMELKGENPFKVSAFRKAAQALELDQRSLGEIEDVTKLKGIGKGTGDVILELINDNKSTVLEELQEEVPKGLLPMMKLQGLGGKKIAKLYKELGIDSMEALKAACLNEEIQKLPGFGPKSEEKILKELNDFETKPDRQPIWKTEETVAFITDVLTSIAEVTEFSVAGSFRRTKETSKDIDFIIATAEPAKVKEQLLAALPIQETIASGDTKVSVTVEVLEPIDVDFRLVAPEEFVTALHHFTGSKDHNIRMRQLAKSQNKKISEYGVEQEDGSIETFSTETEFFAHFGLPFIPPSVREDGRELDRIEELPELVKIEDIVSDLHMHTTWSDGANSLTEMIDACVAKSYEYMVITDHSQYLKVANGLTPERLTDQNAQIRELNKKYTEISVFSGTEMDILPDATLDFDDDMLKQLDFVIASIHSSFQQPQEQIMERILTAMKNPHVHMIAHPTGRIVGQRDGYNPDVEQILDWAKEYGKIVELNASPYRLDLAVPYLVMAQEKGVPVAINTDAHAIEGLEVMETGVKHAQKAWLKKDTVVNTWSLEKFKAFINKSK; the protein is encoded by the coding sequence GTGAATAAAAAAATCATCATCAGAACACTTGAAAAAATTGCATTATATATGGAACTAAAAGGGGAAAACCCGTTTAAAGTATCGGCTTTCCGAAAAGCTGCGCAAGCATTAGAATTAGACCAGCGTAGCCTGGGAGAAATTGAAGACGTCACAAAGCTTAAAGGTATTGGCAAAGGAACGGGTGACGTGATACTCGAGCTGATTAACGACAATAAATCCACTGTTCTCGAAGAACTTCAAGAAGAAGTGCCAAAAGGGCTTCTTCCCATGATGAAACTTCAAGGCTTAGGCGGTAAAAAAATCGCCAAACTGTATAAAGAATTAGGTATTGATTCAATGGAAGCGTTGAAAGCAGCTTGTTTAAACGAAGAAATTCAAAAACTTCCGGGATTCGGTCCGAAATCAGAAGAAAAGATTTTAAAAGAACTCAATGACTTTGAAACAAAACCTGACCGTCAGCCTATATGGAAAACGGAAGAAACAGTGGCATTTATTACAGACGTCTTAACGTCCATTGCGGAAGTTACTGAGTTTTCAGTAGCTGGCAGTTTCCGTCGGACAAAAGAAACGAGTAAAGACATCGACTTTATTATCGCAACGGCTGAGCCGGCAAAAGTAAAAGAGCAATTGCTTGCGGCATTACCTATCCAGGAAACCATTGCATCTGGAGACACCAAAGTTTCTGTAACTGTAGAAGTTTTAGAGCCGATTGATGTCGATTTCCGATTGGTAGCACCAGAAGAATTTGTGACAGCGCTTCATCATTTTACCGGATCAAAAGATCATAATATAAGAATGCGTCAATTAGCTAAATCGCAAAACAAGAAAATTAGTGAATACGGTGTTGAACAAGAAGACGGTAGCATCGAAACGTTTTCTACTGAAACCGAATTTTTCGCTCATTTTGGTTTGCCTTTTATTCCGCCATCTGTGCGTGAAGATGGTCGCGAACTCGATCGTATTGAAGAATTACCGGAATTAGTGAAGATTGAAGATATTGTGAGCGATTTGCATATGCACACCACTTGGTCTGATGGCGCCAATTCATTAACTGAAATGATTGACGCATGTGTGGCAAAATCATATGAATACATGGTCATCACGGATCATTCACAGTATTTAAAAGTTGCCAATGGATTAACGCCTGAACGATTAACAGACCAAAACGCTCAAATTCGTGAGTTGAATAAAAAATACACAGAGATTAGCGTATTTTCAGGTACAGAGATGGATATTTTGCCGGACGCTACCTTAGATTTTGATGATGACATGCTCAAACAATTAGACTTTGTCATTGCTAGCATCCATTCGAGTTTCCAACAGCCGCAAGAGCAAATTATGGAGCGAATTTTAACGGCGATGAAAAATCCACATGTTCACATGATTGCGCATCCGACGGGAAGAATTGTCGGGCAGCGTGACGGCTATAATCCGGATGTTGAACAAATTTTAGATTGGGCAAAAGAATACGGCAAAATTGTTGAACTAAACGCAAGTCCGTACCGTCTAGATTTGGCAGTACCCTATTTAGTGATGGCACAAGAAAAAGGTGTACCAGTCGCTATAAATACAGACGCACATGCAATTGAAGGATTAGAAGTTATGGAAACAGGAGTTAAGCATGCTCAAAAAGCATGGCTGAAAAAAGACACGGTCGTCAATACATGGTCACTTGAAAAGTTCAAAGCTTTTATCAATAAGTCGAAATAA
- a CDS encoding CvpA family protein: MLNILLLVLLIGGIIVGAKRGFVVQLIHMVGFVIALVAAYTYYKPLSEYFVLWIPYPAINENSQFTLVVDQLDLDQTFYQLLAFAIIFFVVKFALQLIASMFDFLKYLPVLGFFSKILGAVLGFVEAYILLFIFIYVFALLPIDAIQNQLENSGIAQSMLEHTPYFSEKVKEWWYIYM; this comes from the coding sequence ATGCTTAATATACTTTTACTCGTCTTACTGATCGGTGGCATCATCGTGGGCGCAAAAAGAGGTTTTGTTGTCCAGTTGATTCATATGGTTGGGTTTGTAATTGCTTTAGTCGCGGCGTATACCTACTATAAACCCTTGTCTGAATACTTCGTTCTGTGGATTCCTTACCCAGCTATTAACGAAAATTCCCAATTTACGCTTGTAGTAGACCAATTAGACTTGGATCAAACCTTCTATCAACTATTAGCATTTGCGATTATTTTCTTTGTTGTTAAATTCGCATTGCAATTAATTGCATCGATGTTTGATTTCTTAAAGTATTTACCGGTACTTGGTTTTTTCAGCAAAATACTCGGTGCAGTGTTAGGATTTGTCGAAGCATACATACTATTGTTTATTTTCATTTATGTATTTGCATTGCTTCCAATAGATGCAATACAAAACCAATTAGAGAATTCTGGAATTGCACAGTCAATGCTTGAGCATACACCTTATTTCTCTGAGAAAGTAAAAGAATGGTGGTATATTTATATGTAG
- a CDS encoding type II secretion system protein, producing the protein MKNNKGITLVEILGALAILGIIVVVIMSVFSNGANSSERTTSRQQLQQESNLIIEQIRSIYLKNEKKNSVPTEFKIKVKGSKLVYLDTNNANEKIISSGYEYTLINGDVNKEILFNRTKATPFHLKISENNQEFNVKTTFSKLK; encoded by the coding sequence ATGAAAAATAATAAAGGAATCACATTAGTAGAAATTTTAGGGGCTCTAGCAATATTGGGGATTATTGTAGTCGTAATTATGTCTGTATTTTCAAACGGTGCAAACTCGTCTGAAAGAACGACAAGTCGTCAACAATTACAGCAAGAATCAAATCTTATAATAGAACAAATCCGTTCGATATATCTAAAGAATGAAAAGAAAAATTCTGTGCCAACAGAATTTAAAATTAAAGTTAAAGGTAGTAAGTTAGTGTACTTGGATACTAATAATGCAAATGAAAAAATTATTTCAAGTGGTTATGAATACACTTTAATAAACGGTGATGTTAATAAAGAAATTCTATTTAATAGAACTAAAGCAACACCTTTCCATTTAAAAATATCTGAAAATAACCAAGAGTTTAATGTTAAGACTACGTTCAGTAAATTGAAATAG
- the rnhC gene encoding ribonuclease HIII translates to MSNTVLKLPEQSLLQVIAHYQKNKTVSKNPYARFSAKLSDTVVTVYTSGKVMFQGNGADREAAKWGTAPASNKVVSAKGDKLPEGFAKQSVLGSDETGTGDFFGPITVAACYVPADKVELAYELGVKDSKQLTDDWMRKVAPDIKEAFAHSVLTLNNDKYNKVQGQGWSQGKIKALLHNQALKHVLAKIAPEKPDAILIDQFAERAIYYKHIKDETEIIRENVLFSTKAEGLHVSVACASIIARVAFLDEMDRMSAEAGVVLPKGAGKIVDEAAAKILLKHGEETLKGLTKFHFANTKKAIALAKRFSH, encoded by the coding sequence ATGTCTAATACTGTTTTGAAACTACCGGAACAAAGTCTTCTCCAAGTGATCGCCCATTATCAAAAAAATAAAACAGTTTCAAAAAATCCATATGCACGATTTAGCGCAAAATTATCTGACACAGTCGTGACGGTTTACACATCTGGAAAAGTGATGTTTCAAGGAAACGGGGCAGACCGAGAAGCAGCTAAATGGGGAACAGCTCCTGCTTCCAACAAAGTCGTCTCTGCTAAAGGCGATAAACTGCCGGAAGGCTTTGCCAAACAATCGGTACTCGGATCTGACGAAACAGGTACCGGTGACTTTTTCGGCCCAATTACAGTCGCTGCTTGCTACGTGCCAGCAGACAAAGTTGAACTTGCTTATGAACTCGGCGTAAAAGATTCTAAACAATTAACGGATGACTGGATGCGTAAAGTTGCACCCGACATAAAAGAAGCTTTTGCTCATAGTGTGCTTACGTTAAATAACGACAAATACAATAAAGTGCAAGGGCAAGGCTGGTCACAAGGAAAAATCAAAGCATTGCTTCACAATCAAGCACTCAAGCATGTACTAGCTAAAATTGCTCCTGAGAAACCCGATGCTATTTTAATCGATCAATTTGCCGAACGCGCGATTTACTATAAACACATTAAAGACGAAACGGAAATTATCCGAGAAAATGTCTTGTTTTCTACAAAAGCAGAAGGTCTTCACGTATCTGTTGCTTGCGCATCAATCATCGCTCGTGTTGCGTTTCTTGATGAAATGGACCGGATGAGTGCAGAAGCTGGAGTTGTGTTGCCAAAAGGTGCCGGTAAGATTGTTGATGAGGCTGCTGCGAAAATTCTTTTAAAGCATGGTGAAGAGACTTTGAAAGGACTGACGAAGTTTCATTTTGCAAATACGAAAAAGGCAATTGCTTTAGCAAAGCGTTTTTCACACTAG
- the zapA gene encoding cell division protein ZapA has translation MSEQHKIHTVVDIYGNTYKMVGTETSGHMRLVASMVDSKMREINAANPSLDQAKLAVLTASNAVHDYLKLKEQVEQLENELKVLKG, from the coding sequence TTGTCAGAGCAACATAAAATTCACACGGTCGTTGACATCTATGGCAACACCTATAAAATGGTTGGAACTGAAACTTCTGGTCATATGCGTCTTGTAGCATCAATGGTCGATAGCAAGATGAGAGAAATCAATGCCGCAAATCCATCACTAGATCAAGCAAAGCTTGCCGTCTTGACTGCATCAAATGCGGTACATGACTATCTTAAACTGAAAGAGCAAGTAGAACAATTAGAAAATGAATTAAAAGTACTGAAAGGTTGA
- a CDS encoding TrmH family RNA methyltransferase has protein sequence MKRIESNQNSLVKHWKKLSTTRKERDKFAEFLVEGFHLTEEALHKKDLVKSLIVREGVDIPEGWDIEGVAHYSVTAAVAKEISETEHTQGIFAHCAQPEFTEDEQKSWTKLLMIDAVQDPGNIGTMIRTASASGIDAVILGKGCADPYNPKTVRSAQGSHFQIPIVKGELMEWTEQTKASGITIFGTALQNSTPVHEAKTLEQFALIVGNEGSGVDPVLLQQTDQNLMVPLYGSAESLNVAVATGILLYSLVPKN, from the coding sequence ATGAAAAGAATTGAATCTAACCAAAACTCACTCGTTAAGCATTGGAAAAAGCTCAGCACCACCCGGAAAGAGCGCGATAAATTCGCGGAATTCTTAGTAGAAGGGTTTCATTTAACTGAAGAAGCACTTCACAAAAAAGATCTTGTGAAATCATTAATTGTGCGCGAAGGCGTCGACATTCCAGAAGGTTGGGATATTGAAGGCGTTGCACATTATTCGGTAACAGCTGCTGTAGCAAAAGAGATTTCGGAAACTGAGCACACGCAAGGAATTTTCGCTCATTGCGCACAACCTGAGTTTACTGAAGACGAGCAAAAATCATGGACAAAGCTGTTAATGATCGATGCTGTTCAAGATCCAGGCAATATCGGAACCATGATTCGTACGGCTTCAGCTAGCGGGATTGATGCCGTTATTCTTGGTAAAGGTTGTGCAGATCCGTATAATCCGAAAACGGTTCGTTCAGCACAAGGATCTCATTTCCAAATTCCTATCGTTAAAGGGGAATTGATGGAATGGACCGAACAAACAAAAGCAAGTGGCATTACTATTTTCGGAACAGCGCTTCAAAACTCAACGCCCGTTCACGAAGCAAAAACGCTTGAGCAGTTTGCGTTAATTGTTGGCAATGAAGGCAGTGGTGTCGATCCGGTTCTTTTACAACAAACAGATCAAAACTTAATGGTGCCGCTTTACGGCAGTGCAGAATCGTTAAATGTGGCAGTGGCTACAGGAATTTTATTGTATAGTTTAGTTCCGAAAAACTAA
- the pheS gene encoding phenylalanine--tRNA ligase subunit alpha: protein MEAQLQELKTKALEKIAEASTVKELNDVRVAYLGKKGPITDLLKGMGKLPAEERPKMGALVNVVREEVTTQLESRMVLLEEEAINAKLQSETIDITLPGRPVKTGNSHPLTRVVEEIEDLFISMGYEVAEGPEVEKDYYNFEALNLPKGHPARDMQDSFYITEDILLRTHTSPVQARTMEAKGGEPIKIICPGKVYRRDSDDATHSHQFTQIEGLVIGEDIRMSDLKGTLSVFAKKMFGDDREIRLRPSFFPFTEPSVEMDISCFKCGGSGCNVCKKTGWIEILGAGMVHPNVLEMAGYDSKRLTGFAFGMGPERIAMLKYGVEDIRHFYTNDVRFLSQFQRTEL from the coding sequence ATGGAAGCACAATTGCAGGAATTGAAAACAAAGGCATTAGAAAAAATTGCTGAAGCATCGACTGTTAAAGAATTAAATGATGTTCGTGTCGCGTATTTAGGGAAAAAAGGACCGATAACGGATTTGTTGAAAGGCATGGGTAAACTACCAGCTGAAGAACGTCCGAAGATGGGTGCTTTAGTAAATGTGGTTCGTGAAGAAGTAACAACGCAATTGGAAAGTCGCATGGTACTTTTAGAAGAAGAAGCGATCAATGCGAAATTGCAAAGTGAAACGATCGATATCACTTTACCAGGACGTCCTGTAAAAACAGGTAACTCACATCCATTAACGCGTGTTGTTGAGGAAATTGAGGATTTATTTATCTCGATGGGTTATGAAGTAGCAGAAGGCCCGGAAGTTGAAAAAGACTATTATAACTTTGAAGCTTTGAACTTGCCGAAAGGTCACCCAGCTCGCGATATGCAAGATTCCTTTTATATAACAGAAGATATTTTACTCCGCACGCACACGTCTCCAGTTCAAGCACGGACAATGGAAGCAAAAGGCGGAGAGCCGATTAAAATTATTTGTCCGGGGAAAGTATACCGCCGTGATAGTGACGATGCGACGCATTCACACCAATTCACTCAAATCGAAGGATTGGTTATCGGTGAAGACATCCGCATGAGCGACTTGAAAGGAACACTTTCTGTATTTGCTAAGAAAATGTTCGGCGATGATCGTGAAATCCGTCTTCGTCCAAGTTTCTTCCCGTTCACAGAGCCTTCTGTTGAAATGGATATTTCATGCTTTAAATGTGGTGGCAGTGGCTGCAACGTTTGCAAAAAAACAGGCTGGATTGAAATTCTGGGCGCTGGAATGGTGCATCCGAATGTACTTGAAATGGCCGGTTATGATTCGAAACGTTTAACTGGATTTGCTTTTGGTATGGGTCCAGAACGTATTGCGATGTTAAAATATGGCGTCGAAGACATCCGTCATTTCTACACTAATGATGTTCGCTTTTTATCTCAATTCCAACGTACGGAACTTTAA
- a CDS encoding type IV pilus modification PilV family protein — MKRLIQNERGISLVEILAAVVILGIVLVSVMTFFTQSAKFTAHNSEKLTNIQVAEEVVAEARVGKYQNNITFKKDGYDIIINISPGPEKLKLAKITVKSPAGAGINEPEFTTEMYFEATP, encoded by the coding sequence ATGAAGAGGCTAATACAAAATGAAAGAGGCATATCTTTAGTAGAAATTCTAGCGGCAGTTGTGATATTAGGGATCGTCTTGGTTAGCGTCATGACTTTCTTCACGCAATCAGCTAAATTTACAGCACATAATAGTGAAAAGTTAACTAACATTCAAGTGGCAGAAGAGGTAGTTGCCGAAGCAAGAGTTGGGAAATATCAAAATAATATAACTTTTAAAAAAGATGGCTACGATATTATTATTAATATAAGTCCGGGACCTGAGAAATTAAAATTAGCAAAAATTACAGTGAAATCTCCAGCAGGAGCTGGAATTAATGAGCCAGAGTTTACTACTGAAATGTATTTTGAGGCAACGCCATGA